In the genome of Corynebacterium glucuronolyticum DSM 44120, the window CTGCGACAGAGTGACCAAATGATCCGAATGATTGTTCGACACCATCGAAAGGTTGGCGAATCGATATTGCCTGGACGCCTGCTGAATACTTAGCTACTTTTGACTCGTGGCTAAGCTCCTCACTCCTCTACGCACCCAAAGCCAAAGCAAAGACAGAATTAGAAGGACGGTAAAGCCTGTGCCAACAACTTGAGACGGGGAATAGACCCGAATTGGTATCGCCGAAACCAACAGCACGACAATTGCGCCGACCCTACTACTGAGACTGACAAGTGAAGTGACAGCTCCGATCCTTGCAACTGAAGCCGACTTGCGAATTCCGACAACACAGTAGTTTCCCACTAGGGTTAATACAAACACCAGCGTACAATACGCCAGCAAATACCATAAATTCGGAAGTACGATAACCAGCCCGGAACATGCAAAGAAGATAGCAGCAAGGCTCCAAAAAAGGGCCCGGTGAACAAAAAGAAATTCGACAGGTATCATAGATGCCATTAAAGACATTGCAATAAAAACCAAGTATAGAAAAAGCAAATACTTTTCTTGTACTCCCTTTTCCAAAGCCGTCGCCTGCCAAAGCTGAAAGTGTAGCTGCATAAAGGCTTGAATCAGAACCGCCAAGGAAAGATAATTCTTAAGTTGCGGAGACTCCTTCAATTCACTAAGTGTCTCCCCTACGTGCTCCTTTAGCTGACTAATTAGCCCTCCAGAGGCTTTGCCTTGTGTATTATACTGCTCCGGGATCTTGAAGAATACTATAATTGAAAAGACAGCAACTAAAGCCGAAAGTACCGAAATGTAATATATATTTACACCGATCTGTAGGTACGAAAAAGCGCCTACACTACTGCCAATCATCATCCCTAAGAAGTTGCTTTGTTTTTCTCTCCTTACCAA includes:
- a CDS encoding MFS transporter; translation: MAKLRIGDLKEPANPYFLAQILTGLALSIPHAILTPILFSKGLTLSQILTMQAIYSLAVLSFELPSGALADMISRRYIYLSSRLLLVLYFLLVVHGSGFLVLSIAWGLYGVASALDSGTLDAALVNNAKAQASDGKQDLEKRLSWLVRREKQSNFLGMMIGSSVGAFSYLQIGVNIYYISVLSALVAVFSIIVFFKIPEQYNTQGKASGGLISQLKEHVGETLSELKESPQLKNYLSLAVLIQAFMQLHFQLWQATALEKGVQEKYLLFLYLVFIAMSLMASMIPVEFLFVHRALFWSLAAIFFACSGLVIVLPNLWYLLAYCTLVFVLTLVGNYCVVGIRKSASVARIGAVTSLVSLSSRVGAIVVLLVSAIPIRVYSPSQVVGTGFTVLLILSLLWLWVRRGVRSLATSQK